In Hyphomicrobium denitrificans 1NES1, one DNA window encodes the following:
- a CDS encoding Hsp20 family protein, translated as MRHTEFAPFYRSAIGFDRLFQLLDQSTGFDSESTYPPYNIERTGENAYRISLAVAGFSPEELKIEVKEQTLSVSGEKAAEAEGKTYLHRGIAARAFERRFQLADHVDVTGAKFENGLLHVDLVRNVPESKKPRTIAIGSSEAKQLEAQAA; from the coding sequence ATGCGACACACCGAATTTGCTCCCTTCTATCGTTCTGCCATCGGCTTCGACCGCCTGTTTCAGCTGTTGGATCAGTCGACGGGCTTCGACAGCGAATCGACCTATCCGCCCTACAATATCGAGCGGACTGGCGAAAATGCGTATCGCATCTCTCTTGCGGTGGCAGGTTTTTCACCCGAGGAGCTAAAAATCGAGGTCAAGGAACAGACGCTGTCTGTTTCCGGTGAGAAGGCCGCAGAAGCGGAGGGCAAGACCTACCTTCACCGTGGCATCGCAGCCCGGGCTTTCGAGCGGCGCTTCCAGCTTGCCGATCACGTCGACGTGACGGGCGCCAAGTTCGAGAACGGCCTCCTGCATGTCGATCTCGTCCGCAATGTTCCGGAAAGCAAAAAGCCGCGGACGATTGCGATCGGCTCCAGTGAGGCAAAGCAGCTTGAGGCTCAGGCCGCCTAG